The genomic region tcctgtcattttttgcaaccacatcttctctatatacttgcgcaaggtattacttaccttccttctcctcaagttgcctcttggcatggccgagctcgttctcggaccgcgcgaggtttttcttcagcgtatccacctccgcaatCAGTGCGGCGGaagccagcagcgaagcctgcatacacatattgacttgattatgttagactcctgcgaatgttattagatcctctattcggcttttctttccgaacgccgaacagagcatcaggggctactgtctatgcggtaatacttttacatattctttacttacctcaaagcctgttagaatgctggcacaggcttcagtcagtccgctcttggcggactaaaccttctggatcaccgcactcataatagtgcggtgctcctcgttgatggaggcgccgttaagcacctccagcaaattgtccggtgcctccggttggacggaggtcaccgactcggtaggcttgctcctcttggaaggaggctgcctaccgaagtccggaaccgttgaaggttccggcgcggtgtccggctcaaggccggactcggagcccttggggcttttatcccctttgcgcctggagtccgggaggtcgccttgcggcgcctccgggaccacctcctcctggcttggaacctgttgggacagcacctcggtgtcgtccgtagggtggggggaggtagcgggcggaagtgaattcacgtccgacgaatcaagggagccgctcgacgactcgtcgagcccggccttgggcggactgcatagtcatattcggcgtaaggaggagctgtgcaagaaaggaacactatgaattgctctggtgtccgaatacttacgatctcaccaggggcttggccctgtgcggccactcctcttcgccgtcgtcggcgttggtggagtagtccagaggaagggtcttccccttcttggacccttcggcctccccagttggggcggccttccttttcttccctccccccccccgctagagggggagaggtctcttcttcctcctcctcgtcttcacgggaggagtgcatcttggagtcgtcggatgataaatccgacacctccaggcgtcgggcactctttcgagtccccgtggccttcttcttggccttcgtctccagcaccacatagggtgccggaaccagcagctttgccaagcgagcgtccgctggcccttcgggcaaaggagccggtcagttgatctgtccggacatctcctgccaatcctgtcaaaggtaagggagcttagatctcgcatggagtcaaactatgaaaaactaataccctataaaaggtaaaaacagcttaccgcactagcgtgacactgcgtgctgaatccgcgatcctcggtagcggatgcgggggcctcggcgcccttgaaaagcaccttccaggcatcttcgtacgtcgtgtcgaagagcctgctcagagttcggtgctgcgccgggtcgaactcccacaggttgaaagcccgttgttgacatgggaggatccggtggatgagcataacctggactacgttgacaagtttgagcttcttgtccaccagggtttggacgcatgtttggagtccggtcagctctccttttttaccccacgacaagcccgtctctttccaggaggtgagccgcgtagggggtctggatcagaactcgggggctgcgacccattcagggtcgcgcggctcggtgatgtaaaaccaccccgattgccacccctttagggtctccacgaaggagccctcgagccataggacttTGGGCATCTTGCctaccatggcgcctccgcactccgcctgggtgccgcgcaccaccttcggcttgacattggaagtcttgagccataggccaaaatgggggcagatgcagaggaaagcctcgcacacgacgataaacgccgagatgttgaggacaaagttctgggccaaatcgtggaaatccaggccatagtagaacatgagccctcggacaaatgggtgaagagggaagcccagtccgcggaggaaatgggggaggaacaccaccctctcatggggcctaggggtggggatgagctgcccctcttcgggaagccggtgcgcaatgtcgttagacaagtatccggccttccttagttttttgatgtgtccctccgtgacggaggagaccatccacttgcctcccgctccggacatggctggagaaggttgaggtggggtgtgcggacttgggcgctggagctcgagtgcgcgaaaatggataggcaaaggaggaagaaggcatggatgaaaaggtggatccttatccccttatatgggcggacgcgactatgcgtccccaccagcctggtaaaactcgcttatctcccaagcgtcgtaatcaatggcgcggttgggttacccacgcccgtattgatgagaatcccgaaataaggggacacgatctctgctttaacaagacgtgccaaggaaactgcctcgctaaacgcgctgaggtgggacagtaaaacaattcgaataaagacttggccgtggtgtgatgtcacgctacggaatacgttaGCGGATTAgatttatgtaaatattattctctctatggcaatatgtggaaacttattttgcagagccggacactacctttgtgttcaaaatcttctatgaagtacttggaggaggaacccgccttgcaatgtcgaagacaatccgcgcgccggacttgtcgtcattgaagtctggttcaggggctactgagggagtcctggattagggggtgtccggatagccggactataccttcggccggactcctggactatgaagatacaagattgaagacttcgtcccgtgtccggaagggactttccttggcgtggaaggcaagcttggcgatacggatatgtagatctcctaccattgtaaccgactctgtgtaaccctagccctctccgatgtctatataaaccggagggttttagtccgtaggacgaagaacaatcataccatagtctagcttctagggtttagcctccttgatctcgtggtagatctactcttgtactacccatatcatcaatattaatcaagcaggagtagggttttacctccatcgagagggcccgaacctgggtaaaaacatcgtgtcccttgtctcctgttaccatccgcctagacgcacagttcgggaccccctacccgagatccgccggttttgacaccgacagggagcCTTTTACCCACGTACATGCATGATCGGGGGCACCAAAGCTAGCTATTGGTTTCGGTCCTTGGTCCCTTTAGCGTCACCTATATAAAGAGCATGTCGTACCCCTTTGGGAGACACACATGTGTATGGGTTATACCCAGAACTACAAACCACCAATCCTAAAAAAAAAGGTGCTTAAGGTGATCAGAAGACCGACTACCACCGTCGGCCACCGCAAGGTCAGTATGTCGCCGTCCTGCTTCCCTTCTTCCCAGCCATGTCCTCACTACCGAAGATCCCAAGGAGCAAGCATGGGCTGCTGCTAATGGACCCAACCGTTCTGGTTAGTAATCTTTCACATATGTTTAGGTGTTCTAATCATGAGATTAAGATATACGGAAATAATTTGCTACCCATGGTGGTAGCTACACATGCCCTCAATATTTATCTAATGTTTTAATGTTAATCCTAAATGAATTATGCTACCAGTATTGTCATATCATAAAACTAGCACATGTTCCCCATGTACCACTTATGCGGTGAGCTATGGTGTTCGATTCGCTTTGGCCTATCCAGGAGGTTAGCCCTCTAGTCCTTCGACGGTGGAAAAGAAGTTTGTTCATTTCATGTGGTATCAGGCAACCGACAGAAATTTGTCCACAATTGAGGGATGGTGGACATGTCCCCCGACACCTAGCATGCCCGATCAGCGTTATGTTGCACCCCGCCATGTAGATTACTACTACTCCCTCAATTCCAATGAATAAGGTGGGCTCGTATCCTGAAATTCAACTTTGTGCATAAATTAGACCAATCAAACATAGATTATGGCCTGTTTGTTTGGGCTTTTTCCTGACTTTTCCACTTCAGCTTAAAAGCCAAAAAAACTCCTATTTAGAGGCTTTTGGCTTTGACTTTTAGCTTATACCATCATATAACAATATTGAGTCATAAGTCAAAAGCTGAAGCCAAAAGCGCCTATTTAGGAGTTTTTTGGCTTTCAAGTCGAAGTGGAAAAGTCAGGAAAAAGCCCAAACAAACGGGCCTATATGTAAATATATACCGTTGAATTCGTTTTGAGAATAAGTTTTCGATGATGTAATTTTGAAGTCACAAATATATTATATTGATCTAATTTATGATCAAAGTTGGACTTTGGAAACGTGCATGTTTTATtcattggaatggagggagtacatgatGTGTAACATACAAAGAAGAAAGAATGAAACTGGCTACTCTGCTCTCTGGACATTCGCCATAACGTGCACTCATGCGCTCCATGAGTTAGAAGTAATAGCCTTGCAGGGAGCTACTGTTGTATAGTTCAAGTGGTAGCTAGAAAACTGTTGACGCTGTGCAACTTGTGTTGCACACCAAAAGGTGGCCTCCACTTCGTGGAGCTTCGGTTTTCGTTTCTGTTCTTTTGATTGCTAGTATATGGTCCACTATGGAGCTTCGGGATCTGGACTGCTGAACGAAAGAATATCACTGCTAACCCGGCTACTAGTGTTCAGATGCACTGTACGACTGGCAACTCCCCATGATCCAAGGTTCCAAACGGCGCCATCATGATCAAAGCTAGTCTGATTCTGATTGGGGAACACAGATTTGGAGTATATTCCAGTTATATTTGTTGAAATATATTGTCCACCTTCCTTTATCAGTTCGGACTTTTGAATGAGTTGGATGATGCATGAATCTAACACGGTATCCAAGCTAAGAGGTCTTGAGTTCAAAGATCCTGCCAAAGTAGTATTAAATAAAATGATTTTGCGGCCTATATCAATCCCATATTTAAGTACTAAAATAGCCTAGACATAGGATTAAAATATATTATTCACCTTTCTTCATCAGTTCGGATTTTTGGAAGAATTGACTGATGCATGAATTCAACAATATCTAACCACTACTGCTCCACAATCAAATCATTCCCAGGAATCCATACCGTTTAGAAAAATTAGATACTTGATGACAACTCTGGACGCCGAAGCGTACCAGTGATTGCCAGGTAAACTTCGGCACAACTGCTCCGCGGATGCTGAGAAAATCGACGGTGCGTGCTCCTCGACCTCGAGTCTCAGTCAAGGTCAGCAAAACCCGGTCTACGAATTGCGCTCCTTCGTAAACATCTTCCCGTCCCCTACCATTTAATTTCCCTTTTCTGGCGTTCTAGTCGGTCTCAAGTCTCAACTGGTTGCACCTTATCACCAACCATCTCATGCTGGGGTTGACGGGAGAAATGGACATATTTGGGTCTATATTTTTTCTGCTTTTGAGATTCTCCTCGACCGAGTGCGCGAGTAGTTGACGAAGCAGGGCACACAGACAGACAGAGACAATCCCAAGTCTTGAAACGAAACGACTCACTTATATTGTTTTCTTGGGAAGAAATCAAGACATGTCACATctggaggaagaagagaaggagaaggagatatAAATAAGGGATGAAAAATGCACCACGCAACACGCCACGTCCTATGGGCCGTTCGTGCCTGCCCGAGTTGACCCGGAGGCTCCCCCTCGTTCGCTGCTTCATGCGCATCACCAACCCGGCACCCCGTACACCATAATCGTACTACCACCCACTTGATTAGTTAACTGTTGCCAGTAACTAAACAGTACGCAAATGTACTACAAACAAATCGTGGGTATGGTGAGGACATGAAGGGCCGTCACGAAGAggtaagagcaactccaacgcaAAGACCTAAACGGACACGGATTTTGTCTTCTTTTTATTCGTTTGGGTCATTTGTCCGTTTAGTGAACATAGGATAGACAAGGGCGGACTGTGGATGTATCCAACGCACAGCCCTCGAGCAGACAGAATTGACCGTTATGGACAGAGTTGAGTGCAGCAGCCAATGCCTGGGAGTCAGCAGCGAAGCTCATCGACGGCACCCCCACCCCGGCGAACCCCAGGTTGGAGCGGAACTCGTCGAAATCAGCCTTCTTATCAGCGAAGCTCAAACCGAAAACCCTCTCTAAGGTGGAGCCTAGTTGCAGTTGTCATTCAAAGAATAAATGGGAATCCAAATCCACTTTTAGGGATATAGATGAAGTCTCGCCGGCTGTGGCTGCCTTTTCCCGGCGTCGAGGAGTTGCAGCGTGGCCTGTTTGCTCCGGCCTTGCTTGGGCTTGTTGTGCTCGTTGCCGAAGCATCTCGAGAATGACCTGAGGGGCTTGTGGAGGAAGTTGGTGAGGACGACGTGGAGGTGGAGGAGGCAGTCAGGCCGGCGTTGCTGCTGCTTGGATTCGATTCGGGGAGGTCGAGGTGGTCGAGCATGGCGGTAGGCGAGCTCCTGCTTGATGCCCTGGAGGCGTCCATGGCGACGGCGTGGCGAGAGGATGCTGAGGACGACGGGGGCCGGCGGAACGCGAAGACCGGTGAGGGGCGGCGGATCCGCGCGGGACCGGATGGATCTGGACAGCCGGTGCCGAATCCGGGCAACGACGGACGGGGTTGGTGCGGCGGCGCAGGAGCTCGGGacgagcgggcggcggcgcgagagcTGGGACGAGCGGGGACGGCGCTATGCTCCGATCGGAGGCTGAATCACTAGTGCGGGTTGCTGATGTGTGGGACCAGGCCGGACACGAGAGGACACGAGCAAGCGACGAGAGTGTCCACTTTTGTCCGCGAGGACCCATTTATGGCTCAAATTTGGGTTTAGTTTAGGTCCGAATGGACAACAAACGAACAACCGACGGACGCTTTTCTGTGTGGATGACCCAAACGGAGAACATggatctcttcgttggagttgctctaaaaaatattttaaaaaatcGCTGGACTGTGAATGACGTGTGGGGTCGGGGGCCACGTGCAATTGACCAGCAATTGACACGTCGGACAGATATTCTTGATCTGATTGAACGTTTTCAACTGGATGATCGATCCTATTAAACGCGAGCGCGCGGGCTGCCTCGCTGGTTGCCAAGCAGCGGGCCACCAGACTCGCGTCTCCTCTCCCCCGGCACCGGCACCGCACAAAGCGCGCGCGGTCGAGAGAGATGGCGTACGCGGCGGGCTCGCCGGCGGTGCCGGACTGGCTGAACAAGGGCGACAACGCGTGGCAGCTGACGGCGGCGACGATGGTGGGCATCCAGTCCATGCCGGGCCTGGTCGTCCTCTACGGCAGCATCGTGAAGAAGAAGTGGGCCGTCAACTCGGCCTTCATGGCGCTCTACGCCTACGCCTCCTCGCTGCTggtgtgggtgctggtggggttCCGCATGGCGTTCGGCGAGCGGCTGCTGCCCTTCTGGGGCAAGGCCGGCGTGGCGCTGTCGCAGGACTACCTCGTCGGCCGCGCCAAGCTGTCGGCGACGGAGCGCGGGAGCACGCCGCTGGTGGAGCCCTTCTACCCGGAGGCGACGCTGGTGCTGTTCCAGTTCGAGTTCGCGGCCATCACGCTCATCCTGCTGGCGGGCTCCGTGCTGGGCCGCATGAACATCAAGGCCTGGATGGCCTTCACGCCGCTCTGGCTCATGCTCTCCTACACCGTCGGCGCCTTCAGCCTCTGGGGCGGCGGCTTCCTCTACCACTGGGGCGTCATCGACTACTCCGGCGGCTACGTCATCCACCTCTCCTCCGGCATCGCCGGCTTCACCGCCGCCTACTGGGTACGTGCGCAGCTTCCTTCCTTACCTCCCCTCCATGTCAGTTCGGCGGCCGGTGCTCCGGCGGCGTCTCGATCGGGTTCGGCTAACGTGTTAGGTGGTAGCAGCCAGTCGTTGCTAGCCAAGTAGTTTGACCCAGCACAGCGATGTGGACTCCTCGTTGGGATGCCATTGCCGTTGCCATGCCACCGCGGGAATACACATGACAGCACAGAGTAAAAGTACAGCTACAGTTCTACCGATGCCTGGACCGGAAATTTTCTGGGGTAGATACATGTTCTTCAAAGTAACGTTGGAAGATTTCTAAAAATAAGCCGTGTCGGAAGAAATTAGCGCGAGTCGTTGTAGACTTTCTTTGCTTTCTTTGGGCGGTCACATGATACGAGCACAAGTATTTCGGTGATAGCTGCAGGCACCCGGAAAAGGGGTCCAAGAAAACCGCTTTGCCTCATGGAACGTGTGAACCGGTTGGACCGCGTCGTTGGCTTCGGCTGGCCTCTGCCCGTGGGCGCTCGCGCGGCGTCGTTGATGGCAACTTGAACTAGTACTGGACGGAACGCCCAATTTTTTAATCTCTGGCGGGTCACGGTTACACCGGCTGCAAATATCCAGCGTCGCTGTCTCTCGCGTTATCCAACTTGTTGGTGTGGCACCCGCGTTGTGTACTTGTGTTCATCGACTATTGTGCAAATTCACAATTGGTTCTTCTTCCTTCACGAAGAACTCACAATTAAGTCGCTCCTGAAAAACTACGGAGTATGGTGAACTAGCTAAGTTTGTTTCTGGATTTTTTTAGTAAGATTCGGTCGAACAATCCCGTTATGTCAAACTGTGAGTCGATTTCATTTCGCACCATGTTGTGGCTGGCAGGTGGGACCGAGGCTGAAGAGCGACCGGGAGCGGTTCTCCCCGAACAACATCCTGCTCATGATCGCCGGCGGCGGGCTGCTGTGGATGGGGTGGGCCGGGTTCAACGGCGGCGCGCCCTACGCCGCCAACATCACGGCGTCCATCGCCGTGCTCAACACCAACGTCAGCGCGGCGACGAGCCTCCTCACCTGGACCTGCCTCGACGTCATCTTCTTCGGCAAGCCGTCCGTCATCGGCGCCGTCCAGGGCATGATGACCGGCCTCGTCTGCATCACCCCCGGCGCAGGTACCAAACATCTCATTGCACGCAGCACGTACGGATCACAGGAGTAGGCGGAGTTTTCGTCGCTCAATCAATGTGTTGTCGTGGAGTACTACTAGCACAAAAAAGTCAAATAGACAGCTCGTAGAGTACGCTAACAAGTCCACACCAACGTAACAACAGTAGTTCATTGTGTTTTGACATGAAATTTCTTCATTAATCTACGTACAGGGCTGGTGCAGACGTGGGCGGCCGTGGTGATGGGCATCTTCGCGGGCAGCGTGCCGTGGTTCACCATGATGATCCTGCACAAGAAGTCGGCGCTGCTGATGAAGGTGGACGACACGCTGGCCGTCTTCCACACGCACGCCGTGGCGGGGCTCCTCGGCGGGGTCCTCACGGGGCTCCTGGCCACGCCGGAGCTGATGATGATGGAGTCGTCGGTGCCGGGGCCCAAGGGCGCCTTCTACGGCGGCGGCATCAAGCAGGTGGGCAAGCAGCTGGCCGGCGCGGCGTTCGTGATCGTGTGGAACCTCGTGGTCACCACGCTCATCCTGCTCGGCATCGGGCTGTTCGTGCCGCTGCGGATGCCCGACGACCAGCTCATGATCGGCGACGACGCCGCGCACGGGGAGGAGGCCTACGCGCTGTGGGGTGACGGCGAGAAGTTCGACGCCACGCGGCACGACGTGTCCAGGGGCGCCGGCGGCGAGAGGGAGATGGGCACCGCGGAGCAGCGGCTCGCCGGCATGGGAGCCAGGGGCGTCACCATCCAGTTGTAGGAGGGTATCCAACGAGGAAGGCTCTGTACTGTTAATTCTTCTCGTAGGACTGTAGGAATAGTTATGCTTTTAACTGCAGAGTGTGAGAGCCTCCTGTGTAGATTGCTGATGTCATGTTGGCTGTTGCGACATAGTAATATTATTTTTCCGAGTAAAGTGTAGGAAATCACCGGTTTGAATGCTGGGTTTGCGGAAAACAATATGTCATGTTTTTGTTGCAGAAAACATCGTGTCTTCTGTAATGGTTTTCCAAAAAACATTGATTGATGGATCAGGCTCTGTTAAGTGGatttatgacaggtggggcctGTTTTTTGCCTACCTGGCACTGGCAGCCGTCCCGACAACCGTTAGATGCGCTGCTCGGGCCATCTATATTTCCTTCCCGCTTGCGCCACATCCGCATTCCCCCCTCCTTCTCCCTTCCCGCTTCTTCCCGCTCCCACCCCCCCCTCGCACTACGCAGATGGGTACCCCGGCGAAACCAGGCGGTGCTGACGGCGGCGGGCCACCCGGCAGTGGCGCCAACGACGCGGATCCCGAGCCATATGAGCTTTGCGGGAGCTTGAACCCTAGCAAGGCGACGGAGAATGTGGAGCTGCAATATTCAGTGGAATATGTGATGGCCAGAGCCTTCGCCGCGACGGTGAAGGTCAATCCGACAAACCACCATATCGCGTCATCCTTCGGCGGCGTATAGTAAGATCCCCCTCCCCTTCTCCATTCCTTTATCTCATCCCTATTGATCCGTTACTAGGGTTAGGATAACAATTGCATATTGTTGGGCCTAGGGTTTGTTATCGCTATGATTTTTTTGTGAAATTAGGTGATTAAGTTGAAATTAGGTGATGTTTGTGTGTTATTTAGTTAAAATTAGGTGTTGTCTAACCCTATGGTTGGGTGTGCTATGTCAAATTAGTTGTTGTTAAAATGCTCTCTAATTAACCAACGCATTTTATTCTACCGTGTTTGTGTATGGTTTTTTAATGTGCCAGAGCTTTAATTAACCAAAGTGGGGGTTAGTGTACTATGTTGCTTTGTATTGCACTGTTTTCTAATTAACCCAAAGCTTTGTATTGCTCTGTTTTCTTGTTGTTCTGCTTTTTAGGAAGTGTTCTAATTAAACACTTATACTGCACTGCTATGTTAATTTTATTATTTGCGGTTTGGATGATGAGTTTTGTGAATTGAGGAAGCATTTCCATGACAGAGACAATCTCAAGAGAACTATGATGTTGTCATAAGATACATCATATTTTACAATCTAGTAGCACTGATAGAGACTGAAGGATATGTTTTGAGGGATTACATGTACTATGTAAAGGATCTAGGCCGAGGGATAGAAGGAACGGAAGAAATATGGGATGATGACAGGTTGGGGGAAAATTTCAACCACAATCATGCAGAAGCAGAAGATCTTGAATGTGACAGTTCTTAGGGCCAGTTTCCCAAAATCTACACATATAAACAACAATGCTAATGTTATTGAGTGGCAAATCCCTCTGCAGGAAGTTAGAGATCCCCAACTGTATCAGGTAGATCAAGAAGGAGTTTAGTTCAATGCACATCGTGTAGATGTAGCAGCAGAAAATTCAGATGCAGCAGCAAAACAGCAGCCAATGCCAATACAGTTTCAAACACAAAATAGCACAAACAATTCAGAGGAGCAATTGCAAATAGAAGAATTTATGGAGGAGAAAATGAGAAAGGAAAATGCAATGTTCAGGAAGAATAAGAAAGGAAAATAGAAGGCCACTCTTTTGAAAAGGAATCTGCAGTTATGGACAATGAAGAGGACAGTGATGATGACAATTTGATAGAATATGGTGATATCCTTGATAGGCTTGAGGAAATGAAGAGACGGAGGAATGATCCATTACTACATTATGAAGGGGACACATATGTTGAGGAGATGTGTGagacagaggaggaggaggaactGTATGAGCAATCGggtgaagaagaggatgatgatgatcAAGAGGAGTAGAAATTGGAGGAAGAGGATCAAGAGGGTGGGCAAGATCTGTAGACGAAGAAAAAGGCCAAGAGACACAAAAAAGGGCCAACAAGTAGATCACATGGAAGTATAGAGCACTTGTGTGAGAAGGACCGGTACCGTCATCTGACGAGGACAGGAAACCTCTGGACTTGTGTCTGGAAGATGATGATGGTGCCGGACAATGGCATATGTGTTTCTCGGTAGTAGGAAGAGCAGAGCAAAGAAGATTAAACAAAAGGATATAGTATGATGAGGAGAGATCTCACCCTGATAAGCAATCTGTGAAGCATCTTCGCTTCCTTGACGTGTACCTGTGTTTTGATGTGATTTTCAGTGCTGGGGCGTCTGAAACTTGATGTGCGCCTTTTTCTAAATATTTTTTTACTAAAAAAACAGTACACCTTAAAAACCAGGCAAGGCATCGGTTCCTGGTTTTTTCAGTCGGACAGCCGTTCCGGTCCATTTTCAAAAACTATGGATGAGAGAATGGAAAATTGGTCATTTGCCCCGCCGCCCTATGTTTTCAATGCCCATATGTCCGACACCTgacacggcgtcgcaagagacTTGGCACAGCAGGGCGCAACCCCTAGCCCGGATGTCTCACTAGCGACTTGGACGTGCAGCACCTAATatgtttgtgcaaaaatatttgACTGGAAAATTTGGTCATAGCTCTAGCGGGCGGACGTCTGGCTTGCTGCCCGGATGTCGGGCACCTAAAACAGTTTGCTGAAATTTTGGCTATTTCCCTCCTTATGGTCAACACTGGAGCAACCTATAGTTGCTTGTCGGAGTTGATGTTCCCATTTTTATCATCACGAGTGTGTAAGAGTTGAGTTGCTTGTTGCAAGCCTCTGTTGGAGTGAGATAATTGTTTCCCAGAAAGGCCACTACTATTCTTCCCCTCCCGCAACTTCATTTTTCGGGACTCTCGGGCAGCCGGTGAGCTCGCCGGACATGGGGAAGACATGTCCTGGGAAAATAGGCACTGCCGCGGCCGACGATCATTTAGACCGGGTTAAAAACTTTAGCCCGCTATAGTTTAGTTGTGTTGAAAATGTAACAATTTTGGTCTTTAGATGAAAATCATCCGGTTTGCATGGAATTCGTTCGGTTTGTTTCGAATCCTATTGGATGGCCGGCTCTCGCATCATTGTCTGACGTGTCCGCGAACAAATACCATTTTCGTTAGGGTTTTCCATTGGAGTTGCCCTTAGACTTACCAAATAAAATTGGTGGGTATTACGCGTCCCCGTCCGCTCCACCTCACaattttcataattttttatCTTGATCTAAAGATTCACATGAAATAAATTTTTCAATGCCAAATTTTACTTTTCATTTTCTTCAAATTTTCTTTTGTCCCTAGAACTAGGTTGCCTAGTTAAGAAAACTTTGTGGAATTACCTTGCTCAGAAAAACAATGTtttctcacacacacacacacacacacacacacacacacacacacacacacacacacacacacacacacacacacaatatTTTGGTAAAATCGACGGGGACCGGACAGACTCCGTGCCGTTCCTAGTTCGCGCCATTGTGTGCACCAGCGCGAAAACATCGCGCCCCGCCCACAGCCCAAAACTTTGGCGCCGGCGGCCATTCCCGCAATCGGCGCCTCCCGCCAGGTCATCGATCCGCGGCATCCGTCCCCCGGATCGCAATCTCAACCGTGCATTCCATCTGCATCGAACGGCA from Triticum urartu cultivar G1812 unplaced genomic scaffold, Tu2.1 TuUngrouped_contig_2648, whole genome shotgun sequence harbors:
- the LOC125527031 gene encoding ammonium transporter 2 member 1, translating into MAYAAGSPAVPDWLNKGDNAWQLTAATMVGIQSMPGLVVLYGSIVKKKWAVNSAFMALYAYASSLLVWVLVGFRMAFGERLLPFWGKAGVALSQDYLVGRAKLSATERGSTPLVEPFYPEATLVLFQFEFAAITLILLAGSVLGRMNIKAWMAFTPLWLMLSYTVGAFSLWGGGFLYHWGVIDYSGGYVIHLSSGIAGFTAAYWVGPRLKSDRERFSPNNILLMIAGGGLLWMGWAGFNGGAPYAANITASIAVLNTNVSAATSLLTWTCLDVIFFGKPSVIGAVQGMMTGLVCITPGAGLVQTWAAVVMGIFAGSVPWFTMMILHKKSALLMKVDDTLAVFHTHAVAGLLGGVLTGLLATPELMMMESSVPGPKGAFYGGGIKQVGKQLAGAAFVIVWNLVVTTLILLGIGLFVPLRMPDDQLMIGDDAAHGEEAYALWGDGEKFDATRHDVSRGAGGEREMGTAEQRLAGMGARGVTIQL